The Pan paniscus chromosome 1, NHGRI_mPanPan1-v2.0_pri, whole genome shotgun sequence genome has a segment encoding these proteins:
- the LOC100978613 gene encoding dynein light chain 1, cytoplasmic-like — translation MCDRKAVIKNADMSEEMQQDSVECATQALQKYNIEKDIAAHIKKEFDKKYNPTWHCIVGRNFGSYVTHETKHFIYFYLGQVAILLFKSG, via the coding sequence ATGTGCGACCGAAAGGCCGTGATCAAAAATGCGGACATGTCGGAAGAGATGCAACAGGACTCGGTGGAGTGCGCTACTCAGGCGCTGCAGAAATACAACATAGAGAAGGACATTGCGGCTCATATCAAGAAGGAATTTGACAAGAAGTACAATCCCACCTGGCATTGCATCGTGGGGAGGAACTTCGGTAGTTATGTGACACATGAAACCAAACACTTCATCTACTTCTACCTGGGCCAAGTGGCCATTCTTCTGTTCAAATCTGGTTAA